From a region of the Myroides sp. JBRI-B21084 genome:
- a CDS encoding alpha/beta fold hydrolase, whose protein sequence is MKDFFMEQTMNKKLIPKNFTNHFSDANCEISFQWICDYNKPKPTIIILHALTGNSTVTGENGWWKELVGSLKVIDTNKYNLLCIDTLGNGFATNTHENIHSIKKVTIKDIALINLWLLNELELKKDLLIIGGSLGGVIAWEMWKEQPSLFDALFSIAACPFKDDWIKAVTYLQSALLEQKKGYELSRMWSMLFYRNALDINNKFKVNTNTVEQWLLYHGKALKKRFPKKSYKIMNHLLGSIGKTTSKKHYLKAAQNTHTQFVIISIVSDWLFHPNYQLEWAKSLKKIGKNVSYHSLDSTHGHDAFLIEQEKLNNILTPYL, encoded by the coding sequence ATGAAGGATTTTTTTATGGAACAAACCATGAACAAAAAATTAATTCCTAAAAATTTTACCAATCACTTTTCTGATGCTAACTGCGAAATTAGTTTTCAGTGGATTTGTGATTATAACAAACCTAAACCAACAATCATTATTTTACATGCACTAACTGGAAACAGTACAGTTACCGGTGAAAACGGTTGGTGGAAAGAATTAGTGGGATCGTTAAAAGTTATTGATACCAATAAATACAACCTTTTATGTATTGATACTTTAGGAAACGGATTTGCAACAAATACCCACGAAAATATACATTCAATAAAAAAAGTAACAATTAAAGATATTGCTTTAATTAACTTATGGTTGTTGAATGAATTAGAATTAAAAAAAGATCTTTTAATAATTGGTGGCAGTTTAGGCGGCGTAATTGCTTGGGAAATGTGGAAAGAACAACCTAGCTTATTTGATGCTTTGTTTAGTATTGCTGCTTGTCCATTTAAAGATGATTGGATTAAAGCTGTTACGTATTTACAAAGTGCGCTTTTAGAGCAAAAAAAGGGATACGAACTTAGTAGAATGTGGTCGATGTTGTTCTACCGAAACGCTTTAGATATAAACAATAAATTTAAAGTAAATACTAATACTGTAGAACAGTGGCTACTTTACCATGGCAAAGCTTTAAAAAAACGTTTTCCTAAAAAATCATACAAAATAATGAACCACTTGTTAGGATCAATAGGAAAAACAACCAGTAAAAAGCATTATTTAAAAGCAGCGCAAAATACCCATACGCAATTTGTAATTATAAGCATCGTTTCCGATTGGTTGTTTCATCCTAATTATCAATTAGAATGGGCTAAATCACTTAAAAAAATCGGCAAAAATGTTTCATATCATTCATTAGATTCAACACACGGGCACGACGCTTTTTTAATAGAACAAGAAAAATTAAACAACATATTAACACCTTATTTATGA
- the ccoS gene encoding cbb3-type cytochrome oxidase assembly protein CcoS gives MGVIYILICISIFVAAIFLVLFIKSVKSGQFDDQYTPSVRMLFDDELRSKKEKNNKNNQIN, from the coding sequence ATGGGCGTAATTTACATTTTAATATGCATTAGCATATTTGTTGCAGCCATTTTTCTGGTTCTCTTCATTAAATCAGTTAAAAGTGGACAGTTCGATGATCAATATACTCCTTCTGTAAGGATGTTGTTTGACGACGAACTTCGATCAAAAAAAGAAAAAAATAACAAAAACAATCAAATTAATTAG
- the ccoN gene encoding cytochrome-c oxidase, cbb3-type subunit I: MEVQQFYYDNKIVKKFLYAAILFGVVGTLVGLLLAVMFIFPNITDNIPWLSFGRIRPLHTNAVIFAFVGNTIFAGVYYSLQRLLKTRMYSDVLSNINFWGWQLIIVAAAITLPLGFTSSKEYAELEWPIDIAIAFIWVVFGINMIMTILNRRERHLYVAIWFYLATFVTVAVLHIFNNLEMPVNLFKSYSVYAGVQDALVQWWYGHNAVAFFLTTPFLGLMYYFLPKIANRPVYSYRLSIIHFWSLIFLYIWAGPHHLLYTALPEWAQNLGVVFSVMLIAPSWGGMINGLLTLRGAWDKVRTEPVLKFFVVAVTGYGMATFEGPTLSLKNVNAIAHYTDWIVAHVHVGALAWNGFMAFAIIYWLLPRMANTQLYSKKLANFHFWIGTLGIILYAIPLYVAGFQQHMMWKQFNPDGTLKYGNFLETVTAIMPMYAMRAIGGTLYVIGILVLVYNIYKTMSAADAIEDELAEAPELTRIAPNRIKGERFHAWLERKPIQLTVLATVAILIGGIIQIVPTIVVDSNIQTISSVKPYTPLELEGRDLYIREGCVNCHSQMVRPFRSEVERYGEYSKSGEYVYDYPFLWGSKRTGPDLHRLGAKYSDNWHFNHMYDPQSTSPGSIMPAYKWMFKNQAMDVSEIETKMRVMQKLGVPYTDQEIANAKTNMKKQAEKIEKNLMNDPDFVKSYNESKKAAAASGDQFVPMSEREITALIAYLQRLGTDIKVNEKK, from the coding sequence ATGGAAGTACAACAGTTTTATTATGACAACAAAATTGTTAAAAAATTCCTCTATGCTGCAATTCTATTCGGAGTTGTAGGTACTTTAGTGGGTTTGCTTTTAGCAGTAATGTTTATTTTTCCGAATATTACCGATAATATTCCGTGGTTAAGTTTTGGTAGAATTAGACCATTACATACCAATGCAGTTATTTTTGCCTTTGTAGGAAATACCATTTTTGCAGGGGTATATTATTCATTGCAACGTTTGCTTAAAACGCGTATGTACAGCGATGTTTTAAGTAATATTAATTTTTGGGGGTGGCAGTTAATTATAGTTGCCGCTGCAATTACTTTACCGTTAGGTTTTACATCATCAAAAGAATATGCCGAATTGGAATGGCCTATTGATATTGCCATTGCCTTTATTTGGGTGGTTTTTGGTATTAATATGATTATGACCATTTTAAACCGTAGAGAGCGCCATTTATATGTAGCTATTTGGTTTTATTTAGCAACTTTTGTTACGGTAGCTGTTTTACACATTTTTAATAATTTAGAAATGCCTGTAAACTTGTTTAAATCGTATTCTGTTTACGCAGGGGTACAAGATGCTTTGGTGCAATGGTGGTATGGGCATAATGCAGTTGCATTTTTCTTAACAACACCTTTCTTAGGTTTAATGTATTATTTTTTACCTAAAATTGCCAACCGTCCCGTTTACTCTTATCGTTTATCAATTATACACTTTTGGTCGTTAATATTTTTATACATTTGGGCAGGTCCTCACCACTTATTATATACAGCATTACCAGAATGGGCACAAAATTTAGGGGTTGTATTCTCTGTAATGCTAATTGCTCCGTCTTGGGGTGGTATGATTAATGGTTTGTTAACTTTACGTGGCGCTTGGGACAAAGTAAGAACCGAACCTGTATTAAAATTCTTTGTAGTTGCTGTTACAGGTTATGGTATGGCTACTTTTGAAGGGCCAACGTTATCTCTTAAAAATGTAAATGCCATTGCCCACTATACCGATTGGATTGTTGCTCACGTACACGTTGGTGCGTTGGCATGGAATGGATTTATGGCTTTTGCAATCATTTATTGGTTGTTGCCACGTATGGCTAACACGCAATTATATTCTAAAAAGTTAGCAAACTTTCACTTTTGGATTGGTACATTAGGTATTATTTTATATGCAATTCCATTATACGTTGCTGGTTTTCAACAACACATGATGTGGAAACAATTTAACCCAGATGGTACTTTAAAATACGGTAACTTTTTAGAAACTGTAACGGCTATCATGCCAATGTATGCAATGCGTGCAATTGGTGGTACCTTATATGTAATTGGTATTTTAGTTTTGGTTTACAACATTTACAAAACAATGTCGGCAGCCGATGCAATTGAAGACGAATTAGCAGAAGCACCAGAATTAACACGTATAGCACCTAATCGCATCAAAGGAGAACGTTTCCATGCTTGGTTAGAGCGTAAACCAATTCAATTAACGGTTTTAGCAACAGTAGCCATTTTAATTGGTGGTATCATTCAAATTGTTCCTACTATTGTTGTAGATTCTAACATTCAAACTATTTCAAGTGTTAAACCTTATACACCGTTAGAATTAGAAGGACGCGATTTATACATACGTGAAGGCTGTGTAAACTGTCACTCGCAAATGGTTCGTCCGTTTAGAAGTGAAGTAGAGCGTTACGGCGAATATTCAAAATCGGGTGAATATGTATACGATTATCCATTCTTATGGGGTTCTAAACGTACAGGTCCAGACTTACACCGTTTAGGTGCAAAATATTCAGATAACTGGCATTTTAACCATATGTACGATCCACAAAGTACATCGCCTGGTTCTATAATGCCTGCTTACAAATGGATGTTTAAAAACCAAGCAATGGATGTTTCAGAAATTGAAACTAAAATGCGCGTTATGCAAAAATTAGGTGTGCCATACACCGATCAAGAAATTGCTAATGCTAAAACAAATATGAAGAAGCAAGCTGAAAAAATCGAGAAAAACTTAATGAATGATCCTGATTTTGTGAAATCGTACAACGAAAGTAAAAAAGCAGCAGCTGCGAGTGGCGATCAATTTGTACCAATGAGCGAACGTGAAATTACCGCACTTATTGCATATTTACAGCGATTAGGTACCGATATTAAAGTAAATGAAAAAAAATAA
- a CDS encoding CcoQ/FixQ family Cbb3-type cytochrome c oxidase assembly chaperone → MLKFIKHNMDTISGIEIYPIIALLIFFLFFVGLLFWVFTYKKNTLNELSNLPLQNNDEIQGSNKINT, encoded by the coding sequence ATGCTTAAGTTTATTAAACATAATATGGATACCATTTCGGGTATAGAAATCTATCCAATTATAGCGTTACTTATTTTCTTTTTATTTTTTGTTGGATTACTTTTTTGGGTATTTACCTACAAAAAAAATACACTTAACGAATTAAGTAACTTGCCATTACAAAATAATGACGAAATACAGGGTTCAAACAAAATAAATACATAA
- a CDS encoding cbb3-type cytochrome c oxidase N-terminal domain-containing protein: protein MKRFFPVYIRVPLLFFACYGILDYFIDSGDKPMIIQYPSVLALLGLILLVLIAIEIVANASNNIINQLMSPEERAQKEALDNLPLSELPFVKNLLKKLTKSRSIDEEKDIELEHDYDGIKELDNDLPPWWVYLFYGTIIFGVIYLGKYELFGGENQIQELEKDMAIAQKEIEEYKKTAPDMLTADKVVLLTDAGDIAAGKAIYDTNCVACHRADGGGGIGPNLTDDSWILGGDVKEIFNTIMEGGRDGKGMVAWKQQIKPSDIQKVASYILTLQGTNPPDGKAPEGDKVAGASAAATPANGATKDTLANTATPAPSAP from the coding sequence ATGAAACGATTTTTTCCAGTATATATACGCGTACCGTTACTGTTTTTTGCCTGCTACGGTATCCTTGATTACTTTATAGATTCGGGAGATAAACCAATGATTATTCAATATCCATCGGTTTTAGCTCTTTTAGGATTGATATTATTAGTGTTAATTGCTATTGAAATTGTTGCAAATGCATCAAACAATATCATTAATCAATTAATGTCGCCAGAAGAACGTGCGCAAAAAGAAGCATTAGATAATTTGCCTCTTTCAGAATTGCCTTTCGTTAAAAATTTATTAAAAAAACTAACTAAGTCTAGATCTATCGATGAAGAAAAAGACATCGAATTAGAACATGATTACGACGGAATTAAAGAATTAGATAACGATTTACCGCCATGGTGGGTGTATTTATTTTACGGGACAATTATTTTTGGTGTGATTTATCTTGGTAAGTATGAATTGTTTGGTGGCGAGAACCAAATACAAGAACTTGAAAAAGACATGGCTATTGCACAAAAAGAAATTGAAGAATACAAAAAAACAGCCCCTGATATGCTTACAGCCGATAAAGTTGTATTATTAACCGATGCGGGTGATATTGCAGCTGGTAAAGCAATTTACGATACTAACTGTGTGGCTTGTCACCGTGCCGATGGTGGTGGAGGTATTGGCCCTAACTTAACCGACGATTCTTGGATTTTAGGTGGAGATGTTAAAGAAATTTTTAATACCATTATGGAAGGTGGTCGCGATGGTAAAGGTATGGTTGCATGGAAACAGCAAATTAAACCTTCAGACATCCAAAAAGTAGCTAGTTATATTTTAACACTACAAGGTACCAACCCACCAGATGGCAAAGCACCAGAAGGTGATAAAGTTGCAGGAGCAAGTGCTGCAGCTACACCAGCAAATGGCGCAACAAAAGACACGTTGGCTAACACAGCCACACCTGCACCTAGTGCACCATAA
- the ccoG gene encoding cytochrome c oxidase accessory protein CcoG, which produces MTKEENNNFRDRLGTVDNDGKRVWVYPKKPVGKFYNKRKWVSYILLLMLFSAPFIKVNGNQLFLFNVLERKFSIFGFTFWPQDFYIMVIGIIICVLFIALFTVAFGRIFCGWICPQTIFMEMVFRRIEYWIEGDRGAQIRLDKQKWDSEKIRKKGLKWFVFFIVSFLIANIFLSYIVGSDHVLEMILNGPTKNLSTLISLIIFTAVFYFVFAWFREQVCIIACPYGRLQGVLLDEKTIVVAYDYKRGEAENGRAKFRKNENRTQSGNGDCIDCNQCVNVCPTGIDIRNGTQLECVNCTACIDACDFMMESVNLPKGLIRYASENEIAKKEKFVFTARMKGYTAVLVILIGLLSGLLFMRSDVEAKVLRLPGQLFEHKGINISNVYTYKIANKSNRDFDNVTIKLAHPNGTINLVGKTSIKILKEDMAQGTLFIEIPQASLKSDKTEIQLEIYNNNELIDQTKTNFMSPRSFN; this is translated from the coding sequence ATGACTAAAGAAGAAAATAACAACTTTAGAGACAGATTAGGTACTGTTGATAATGATGGAAAAAGGGTGTGGGTTTACCCTAAAAAACCTGTTGGTAAATTTTACAATAAACGCAAATGGGTAAGTTATATATTACTTTTAATGCTGTTTTCAGCTCCGTTTATTAAAGTAAATGGCAACCAATTATTTTTATTTAATGTACTTGAACGTAAGTTTTCCATTTTTGGATTTACCTTTTGGCCTCAAGATTTTTATATAATGGTTATTGGAATCATTATTTGTGTACTATTTATTGCGCTTTTTACAGTTGCTTTTGGTAGGATTTTTTGCGGATGGATTTGCCCTCAAACTATTTTTATGGAAATGGTTTTTAGAAGAATTGAATATTGGATTGAAGGCGATCGTGGAGCTCAAATAAGATTAGATAAACAAAAATGGGATTCAGAAAAAATTAGAAAAAAAGGTTTAAAATGGTTTGTGTTTTTTATTGTTTCGTTTCTAATAGCTAATATATTTTTATCATACATTGTAGGTAGCGACCACGTGCTGGAAATGATTTTAAACGGACCAACTAAAAATCTTTCAACCTTAATTTCGCTAATCATTTTTACGGCTGTTTTTTACTTTGTGTTTGCTTGGTTTCGTGAACAAGTTTGTATCATTGCTTGCCCGTATGGTAGACTTCAAGGGGTGCTTTTAGACGAAAAAACCATTGTTGTTGCTTACGATTACAAAAGGGGAGAAGCCGAAAATGGACGTGCAAAATTTAGAAAAAACGAGAACAGAACACAAAGCGGTAACGGTGATTGTATTGATTGTAATCAATGTGTAAATGTGTGTCCTACAGGAATTGATATTCGCAATGGAACTCAATTAGAATGCGTTAACTGTACGGCTTGTATAGATGCATGTGACTTTATGATGGAATCGGTTAATTTACCTAAAGGGTTAATTAGATATGCGTCTGAAAATGAAATCGCTAAAAAAGAAAAATTTGTATTCACAGCTCGTATGAAAGGATATACCGCTGTATTAGTAATTTTAATTGGTTTATTAAGCGGTTTGTTGTTTATGCGTAGCGATGTGGAAGCTAAAGTTTTAAGATTACCAGGGCAATTATTTGAACACAAAGGGATTAATATTAGCAACGTATATACATATAAAATTGCTAATAAATCAAACCGAGATTTTGATAATGTAACCATAAAATTAGCACATCCTAATGGGACTATTAATTTAGTCGGAAAAACGTCTATTAAAATTTTAAAAGAAGACATGGCACAAGGTACTTTGTTTATAGAAATTCCGCAGGCTTCTTTAAAAAGCGATAAAACAGAAATACAATTAGAAATTTATAATAATAACGAATTAATAGATCAAACTAAAACTAATTTTATGAGCCCACGAAGCTTTAATTAA
- a CDS encoding FixH family protein, with product MKFNWGTGIVFGIAAFMIFILQYVIRVQLDTRYDNELVTEKYYQKETEINGNRLKQENANKLGADFKVQTTAKGIEIYFPLAFNPKEIKGKVSLYRPSNQAFDQTIPLELSSNHLLIPKSRLVDGRWDIAIDFTYQGMAYLKQQTLVL from the coding sequence ATGAAATTTAATTGGGGAACAGGCATTGTGTTTGGTATTGCTGCATTTATGATTTTCATCTTGCAATACGTAATTCGCGTACAATTAGATACGCGTTATGATAATGAATTGGTTACTGAAAAATATTACCAAAAAGAAACTGAAATTAACGGCAACCGTTTAAAACAAGAAAATGCCAATAAATTAGGTGCCGATTTTAAAGTACAAACTACAGCTAAAGGAATTGAAATTTATTTTCCATTGGCTTTTAATCCTAAAGAAATAAAAGGAAAAGTATCCCTTTATAGGCCGTCTAACCAGGCTTTTGATCAAACAATTCCTTTGGAATTGTCGTCAAATCACTTGCTTATACCTAAATCTCGCTTGGTAGATGGCCGTTGGGATATTGCTATTGATTTCACTTACCAAGGCATGGCCTATTTAAAACAACAAACATTGGTGTTATAA